In the genome of Mucilaginibacter sp. 14171R-50, the window TTGTCGGGTTTAGGCCGATGGCAGGATACTTGATTAGCACTATTTGCTATGAATTTTAATGACATGCTAAAGAAAAAAAATAAAGGAAATTCAGAAACCCAGGAAAATACCGCAGCGACTGCGAACGGGAACGGACAGGTTGACGGCAACGAAGAGACCAATGATACCGGCACATCGGCAAACACACCATCGGCCGAAGAGAAATTTAAAGAAGAACTTACACAAGCCAATGATAAATATTTAAGGCTTTATGCCGAGTTTGATAACTTCCGCCGCCGTACCATAAAGGAGCGCGAGGAAGCCCGCAAAACAGAAGGCAAAGATGTGATAGTAGCCCTGCTGCCGGTATTAGATGATTTTGAACGTGCTTTACGATCGATGGATAATGCCACCGATGTGGTATCTGTTAAAGAGGGTGTTGCATTGATACAACACAAGCTAAAAAATATATTAAGCCAGAAAGGCTTAAAAGAAATGCAATCGGTAGGTGCCACGTTTGACCCGGATTTGCATGAAGCTATTACCAGCATACCTGCCCCTACTGATGATATGAAGGGTAAAGTGGTAGACGAAATGGAAAAAGGTTATGAGCTTAACGAACGTGTTGTTCGTTTTGCTAAAGTTGTAGTTGGAGCATAAAGTGATTTTGGATTTGGGACGTTCCCCGATCTTAATCAAATAATAAAAAAAATCCGAATCACAAATTCGAAATTCGAAATAAAGAATTATGGCTAAGAGAGATTATTACGATGTGCTTGGTGTAAGTAAAGGCGCAGATGCTGATGAGATAAAAAAAGCATATCGTAAAATGGCTATCAAATATCACCCGGATAAAAATCAGGGTGATAAACAGGCGGAAGAAAAATTTAAGGAAGCTGCCGAAGCCTACGAGGTGTTAAGCAATCCCGAAAAACGCCAGCGCTACAACCAGTTTGGCCATGCGGCGAACGCAGGTTCGGCAAATGGTGGCTATGGTGGCGGCAGCATGAATATGGACGACATATTCAGCCAGTTTGGCGATATATTTGGCGGCGGCAGCCCGTTCGAAGGTTTCTTTGGCGGTGGTGGCGGCCGGCAGGGCGGTGGCCGCAGGGTAGCACGCGGCAGTAACCTGCGCATCAAGGTAAGGTTATCGCTGGAAGAAATTGCCAACGGCGCCGAAAAGAAGATAAAGGTAAACAAGCAGATACTTTGTAAAACCTGCGATGGTACGGGCGCTAAAGATAAAGCGTCTTTCTCCACCTGTAAAACCTGCGGCGGCGCGGGCTCGGTTCGTAGGGTAACCAACACTATTTTGGGCCAGATGCAAACCACCAGCACCTGCCCTACCTGTAACGGCGAAGGATCGACCATTACCGCTAAATGTAATGTTTGCCATGGCGACGGCGTTGTGCGCGGCGAAGAAACCATTACCATAAACGTACCTGCCGGTGTGAGCGAAGGAATGCAATTGAGCATGAGCGGCAAGGGTAACGCTGCCCCGCGTGGCGGTGTACCGGGCGACCTGATCATCCTGATAGAAGAGATACCGCACGAAACCTTAAAACGCGATGGCAACAACGTCATCTACGATCTGCATATCAACTTTGTAGATGCAGCCTTAGGTACCAGCATTGAAGTACCAACTATTGACGGCAAGGCGAAAATAAAGATAGACCCCGGAACCCAGGGCGGCAAAATACTGCGCCTGAAAGGCAAGGGCGTACCCGAGGTAAACTCGTATCACCGCGGCGACCAACTGGTGCACGTAAACATCTGGACACCGAAGGCGTTAAGCCGCGAAGAACGCGAAGCCCTGGAAAAATTACAGAGCTCGCCAAATTTTAAACCAAACCCCGGCAAAAACGAAAAAAGCTTTTTTGAACGCATGAAGGAGTATTTTGAGTAGATAGTCCGGAAGTCGGGTAAGACCGAAAGTCCGAAAGCGTATAACAAAGCCCGGTATCGTTATGATGCCGGGCTTTTGTTTTATAGAACTTTATATCTTAAACGCAAACACGATAGCCTGGCTAAAATTGGGATTATTATTTAGCCGGAAGTTGGATGCCAGTACTGCAAATATGTATATTCAATAACCGTCATTAAAAAATTCCGGGAATTGGTTTTAACATTTACAGCGCTAAGCGATATAAAAAAACATTGTTTGTAACAATGCCTGCCCGCTATTATCTAAATTAGCGTAAACAAAAACCCTGATAATGCTAAGCATTCGTAACATTGTTAAACAATACGCCGGCCACCGCGCGTTAGACGATGTGAGCCTTGAGGTTGAAAGCGGTAAAATTTTCGGCCTGCTTGGGCCAAACGGCGCCGGTAAAACCTCACTCATCCGTATCATCAATCAAATAACCGCCCCCGATTCGGGCGAGGTGTTTTTTAACGGCCAAAAGCTCGATCAATCCCATATCGGGCGTATCGGCTATTTGCCCGAAGAACGCGGCCTGTACAAAAAAATGGAGATAGGCGAGCAGATGATATACCTGGCCCGCCTTAAAGGCCTTACCCGTGCCGAGGCTACTGAAAAGCTAAAATTCTGGTTTAAAAAACTGGACATGGAAAGCTGGTGGAAGAAAAAGATAGAAGAGCTTTCAAAGGGTATGCAGCAAAAGGCCCAGTTTGTAGCAACAGTACTGCACGAGCCCGACCTGATCATACTGGACGAACCCTTTAGCGGTTTCGACCCGGTGAACGCCGAACTGATAAAAGACGAGATACTGGAACTGAACCGCAACGGCGCTACCATCCTGTTCTCTACCCACCGCATGGAGTCGGTTGAGGAGCTTTGCGATTCTATAGCGCTTATCCATAAATCGCACAAAATATTGGATGGCAGGGTTAAAGCTATACGCAATTCATACAAAAACGAAACTTACCTGGTAGAGTACACCGGCAGCAAAATTGCTTTTGATGGCGCGCAGCCATTTGAGGTATTAAACGAAACCGAAGGCGAAGACAACAGCCATATTATCAAAATAAAGCTGAATGCCAACTCGGCCAACGATGTGCTGCAATACCTGATACCAAAAACGCGCATAAACATGCTGCAGGAAGTTATCCCGAGCATGAACGAGATATTCATCGAAAAAGTGAACCTTATTAAATAAAAATGAATAAAGTATTACTCATTATACAACGCGAGTATATTACCCGTGTGCGTAAAAAGGCCTTTATAGTAATGATGCTTGCGGTACCCCTGCTGCTGGCAGGCATGACCAAGCTTATTGCTTATGTGGCAAAGGACAGCGACCAGGTTAGCAAACCTCAAACTATTAAAGTAATAGATGAAAGCCACCAGTTTGAAGGTAAATTAAAGAACGCCAAAAATATCCTGTTCGTACCCACAAATGAGCCTTTGGAAAAAGCTAAGGCCGGGTTAAAGGACAATGAAGACCTTTCTATATTGCTGATATCAAAGGATTACGCGCATAAGCCCGTACAGTTTCTTTCTAAAAAGAAACCTTCGTTCGCGCTTACCGGCGAGGTAGAAAATCAAATGAATAAAATAGCATCCACCAACACCATGCTGGCTAACCATATTGATACGGCCTTAATAAATAAGGCCCAAAAGAATAAGGTAAGTGTAAGCGCGATGGAGGTTACCGAAACAGGTACCAAGGATGCCGATGTAGGTACCAGCATGGGTGTAGGCATAGCGTGCGCCATCCTTATCTATATGTCGTTGTTTATATATGGCGCGCAGGTTATGCGCGGCGTTATCGAAGAAAAAACCAGCCGCATTATCGAGGTTATTATTTCGTCGGTAAAGCCGTTTCAGCTGATGCTTGGCAAAATTATCGGTGTGGGCCTGGTTGGCCTAACCCAGTTTACCGCATGGATAGTGCTATCGGTAATTGTAACAAAGGCTGCAGGGAATGGCCCCGCAGGCGGTATTATGGGCGCTTTGCAAACCTTACAGAACATACCGTTCGGTTATATATTGGGTTGCTTTTTGTTTTATTTTATATCAGGATATTTACTGTACAGCGCCCTGTTTGCAGCGGTAGGTTCGGCGGTTGACAGCGAGACCGAAACACAACAGTTTATGTTCCCAATAACATTGCCGTTGTTGTTTACTTATCTTTTAGCAGTAACTGTTTTATTCCGCGCGCCTGATAGTCCGCTGGCTGTTTGGTTATCCATGATACCATTTACCGCGCCGGTAGCCATGATGATACGGATACCGTTTGGCGGCGTGCCCGCGTGGCAGTTAGGCCTGTCGATGTTTTTGATGGTAGCAGGCTTTTTATTCACTACTTACATAGCGGCGCGTATATATAGGGTTGGTGTGTTGATGTATGGCAAAAAAGCAAGCTATAAAGAACTGGTAAAATGGTTCTTTTATAAAGAATAATTGTCCTTTAACCTATCATAATTTAAATCCCCGCCCGAGCCAAAACTTAAGCAGGGATTTTTTAATTTAGCCGCCGATGGATAACAAGCGCGTTGCCGTAATGGACCTGGGCACAAACACCTTTCACCTGCTGATAGCCGAAGGCCCTGCGGATAACTTTACCACGGTTTTTAAAACCACCGAAGCGGTAAAACTTGGCGAGGGCGGCATTAATAACGGTACCATCCGGCCCGAAGCTTTTGCCCGCGGCCTTGCAGCCATGCAGCATTTTCAGGACAAGATATTAGATCATAACGTTACAGCGGTTAAAGCCGTAGGCACTTCGGCCGTCCGAAGCG includes:
- a CDS encoding ABC transporter permease → MNKVLLIIQREYITRVRKKAFIVMMLAVPLLLAGMTKLIAYVAKDSDQVSKPQTIKVIDESHQFEGKLKNAKNILFVPTNEPLEKAKAGLKDNEDLSILLISKDYAHKPVQFLSKKKPSFALTGEVENQMNKIASTNTMLANHIDTALINKAQKNKVSVSAMEVTETGTKDADVGTSMGVGIACAILIYMSLFIYGAQVMRGVIEEKTSRIIEVIISSVKPFQLMLGKIIGVGLVGLTQFTAWIVLSVIVTKAAGNGPAGGIMGALQTLQNIPFGYILGCFLFYFISGYLLYSALFAAVGSAVDSETETQQFMFPITLPLLFTYLLAVTVLFRAPDSPLAVWLSMIPFTAPVAMMIRIPFGGVPAWQLGLSMFLMVAGFLFTTYIAARIYRVGVLMYGKKASYKELVKWFFYKE
- the grpE gene encoding nucleotide exchange factor GrpE, with the translated sequence MLKKKNKGNSETQENTAATANGNGQVDGNEETNDTGTSANTPSAEEKFKEELTQANDKYLRLYAEFDNFRRRTIKEREEARKTEGKDVIVALLPVLDDFERALRSMDNATDVVSVKEGVALIQHKLKNILSQKGLKEMQSVGATFDPDLHEAITSIPAPTDDMKGKVVDEMEKGYELNERVVRFAKVVVGA
- the dnaJ gene encoding molecular chaperone DnaJ; protein product: MAKRDYYDVLGVSKGADADEIKKAYRKMAIKYHPDKNQGDKQAEEKFKEAAEAYEVLSNPEKRQRYNQFGHAANAGSANGGYGGGSMNMDDIFSQFGDIFGGGSPFEGFFGGGGGRQGGGRRVARGSNLRIKVRLSLEEIANGAEKKIKVNKQILCKTCDGTGAKDKASFSTCKTCGGAGSVRRVTNTILGQMQTTSTCPTCNGEGSTITAKCNVCHGDGVVRGEETITINVPAGVSEGMQLSMSGKGNAAPRGGVPGDLIILIEEIPHETLKRDGNNVIYDLHINFVDAALGTSIEVPTIDGKAKIKIDPGTQGGKILRLKGKGVPEVNSYHRGDQLVHVNIWTPKALSREEREALEKLQSSPNFKPNPGKNEKSFFERMKEYFE
- a CDS encoding ABC transporter ATP-binding protein, which translates into the protein MLSIRNIVKQYAGHRALDDVSLEVESGKIFGLLGPNGAGKTSLIRIINQITAPDSGEVFFNGQKLDQSHIGRIGYLPEERGLYKKMEIGEQMIYLARLKGLTRAEATEKLKFWFKKLDMESWWKKKIEELSKGMQQKAQFVATVLHEPDLIILDEPFSGFDPVNAELIKDEILELNRNGATILFSTHRMESVEELCDSIALIHKSHKILDGRVKAIRNSYKNETYLVEYTGSKIAFDGAQPFEVLNETEGEDNSHIIKIKLNANSANDVLQYLIPKTRINMLQEVIPSMNEIFIEKVNLIK